The Oncorhynchus masou masou isolate Uvic2021 chromosome 2, UVic_Omas_1.1, whole genome shotgun sequence genomic sequence AGTCGTAAGAGGACGCTACCTATGAGTGGGTCATCCATGTCCTCTCCTTTGAAGTCACATTCCACCAGTAACCCAACCCAAAGAAGTTCCCCAGAGGTACCCCATAAAACGTTGCGCTGTGACGAAGACCGAGGTAGGCCTAACATCAGTCTGTCAAATGGCGTCCGGAACTACCCGGTTATCCCTGTGCCCAGTAAGAGCTTTGGGATGCTTCAAAAGATCCAGCCACCGCTCTTCCCCCACCCGTATGGATTCCCTGCGTTTGGACTGTGTCAAAAGAAGGACGACGGAGTGGGAGAGACAAATAAAACCAACGTGTCGGGTGTCTTTTGGCCAGGAGCAAAGGACAGTATCTATCCCTCTTTCCCGATGTTTTGGCCAACAGCAGGTGGCCTGCCGATGCCACCGTATCAACAGTCACCACCCAAACCACCCACAGAGCTCTTAAGTGTCAGACAGAGTGACCTCGAGTTATCGGATCAAAGTGACCGGTGCGCAAACACACCTAAGGATAGCTTTCAAGACAGCGAACGGTGCTCCAGCTCACAATCCACCCGGAACGACGAGGATAAATCCGGGGATGAGGCCCGGTCAACGGAAGGACTCCCCACAACTCCACGGAAGATAAATTACATCTCTGCGTTCAGACCTGTAGTGAAAGACGCCGAAAGCATTGCAAAGCTATACGGCAACAGGGACACGTACAGCGGTGTGCGCTCTGGTTACCTATCGCCAGATTTCGTGAGTGAAAGTTCTAGCTATAGGTCTATGTCCCCGGATGTGGATAGCGTGGACGACCCAGACGTTGACGTGGAGTCAAACAGGGCACACGAGGATGAAGAGTCAGTCCAACTGTCAGTGGAGGACCGTCAGAGTCCCCCGCCCCTCAACTCAGCCCATTCCGGGCCTGAAGATAGTCGAGAGCTGGGGACAAGTCCAGAACCACAACCGGAAGATCCCCACTCCGGGTCCTCTGATGACGAGAGGCAGGGTGGACAGGTGTCAGAGCGCCATGATACACCGGTGTACGAAGTAAGTGTGCCAAGGTCCATATGAGTGCTTTGATGTTCAATATATTTACGCACATGTTTGTAAATTAATTTAGGCATCAATCCACGGAGACTTATTTGGATCCCATATGAAAATGGGTGATGTTTGGTCTCGTAAGTGCATGGGCATAAAGTATGGTCATCATGCTATGTTTAATGTTCCAATGGCCATAGGCCTATGCCTTACAGGATGTTGATATGGCTGGCAGCTTTTAACAGTTTGAAGCCTAAACAGTAGGCTAATGTGATGTTTTTGCAAGGGATTTTTCATATTTTGGTCAAATGAAAAGAAAAAGAAGCCACTTATATGAACTATATCCAGGCCTTCTCGCATGGGGTTTTATTGTGCTGTTGAAAACCCGGACATTACAGAAGGCTGAGCCTAGACGTACACTGGCAGGTTGGAACAAATATGGAAATTATCTTTTGTTAAAATACATTTTGGCAATGACATTTACAAAAAAGACCATCGTCCCAATATTAAAGAGATTGAGAATGGAGTAGGCTTGTTTCAATAAGGTCGCTGAGTGGGAGCCTAGGTCTGTGTCTTGTCTTTTGTTCTAAAGATAATTGAAGTGGTTCTGTTTGGAGTGTTTACTGCGAGCCTTGTAGTGTGTTGGGAAAAGGTTAGGCCTGCGCCGGCCTCGTCCTAATGTCAGTCAAACTGCAATTTAGATAGGTGGACAACAATTTAATTACTTCCCTATAATTATAAATTGGAGATGTGTCACGTGGGTATATCCGTTCAAAGAATTGCTTGTGAAATTAAGAGAATTATAGATAATTGCAGTTGTATGGACTATAATGGCTTTGGTTAATTTTGCAGGTGTACACACATGAAAAGGATGGACACATGCCTCTGAACGGTCCATCTACGTTTGGATCAAAACATAGCAGCCCATTGCGATCGAACGGTAGGCCTATTATCTTGCATAGTACATattcatggtatagtttctgtATGCAAATAGGCACGTCGCttattactgtctgtctttaTCAGGTGTACTCCATGTTTCCGACCCACATAAACAACGTTCTCCTACAAGAGAGGACGTTCCACAGAGAGCCTATCAGGACCAAGCAAAGGAAAGCCCACCATgtgagtctctctctttctctgtgtgtgtgtgtgtgtgtaaaagtttAGTCGTCCTCCCATGGTAATATAGCctattgtattatattttatGTAACGAAATTGTTAGCCAAAGGTTTCTCACTTCTTACTGCTCCAAATTTGATCATTTATAACAGAAAATTGAGTAAATTAGATTAATTAATGAGCTGATGCCATCTTTAATATTTCTCTTGCAGGCGATGGGGCATTACGTCAGCATGACGTCAGTAGGGTCCACGAAAAAGATATCGAAAACATGGCTAAAGGTAATCATTTGATTTTTATCAATGATCATTGACATTTGTTTATATTGATTAGTCTCGTGCAAAATGACCAACAAGTAGGCCTAGCCTAGCCTCGTTTCAAGTCATTAGATCTCATCTTAAATTGAACAAAGCAAGGTGGAAATCACTAAACATAATAGGCTAATTTTTTTCTGGgaataattatttaaaaaaaaaatcatacttAGCATTGAATTAACAGAGTTATATTTTAAACATAACGAACACGTGTGAACGCGGCTCTATTTGTATCTCTACTTCCTCAAAGCCTACTATTTCAACATTCGAAAAAAAACCTCGTGTTGTTAATTATAAGACTTTTTATGGACCATGAGAACCATGTTCCATGTTGGTCTTGTGTAGGCTACGACGTGTGGAATCACCAGTCTAATATGCTAGACTGGTGAGGTTTTCCCTTCCCTATCTAGGTCCTGCACTAACAACATAATACCTATTATGATCTGTCTAATaatcttatttttttaaatcgctttataaaaaaaatgttatgcCTACAGCTTAACACAAGTTTGCACGGTCACGTTTGAATTGTTTTCCATTCGTTAACCTCCTCTAATGTTAAATTATGAGAAACGGAATTGTTCTACTTATTGTAACACGAAATCGTTTTTACACTATTAATATTTTAACGAGCCCAGCCGTTAAGCTGCGGCGCTCGAGCCTCTAACCCCGAGGCGATGGAGCTAATTATTTAGCAATACCATGCTTGGAGACACAGTGAGGCTAAACGACTGTTAGCGTTCCAACCATAGGCCTTCTGATAATAGTTATTACGATACTATAGGGAAATAAACCACGGGAAACATTGTAGTTGTTTTTACCCACAGGCCTGTATTGTATTAGGCCTATAAAGGCCTGTAATCAAAATCAAATGCTTTAATTGTTGAACAGGCTAAGATAGGTCTGCAATATATAGGGTTAGTATGTTGAAAGCCACATTTGGAATTTACTGCTTTGTCTATTGCCTTTTTACAACGACGATTATGATAATGGTGATGACCACTTCGTTTTGCAGAGGAACTTCAGAAACAGCTTGTCGAACAAGTGGAGCTCAGAAAAAAGTTGGAACGCGAATTTCAAAGTTTAAAAGGTAGGACGCTTTATTGTCCTACTGCTTAAACATACACAGAGTCGAGGTGCAGCTGAAATATTTACACGAGGGGAAACAGGCGCAACTCGATCtcttaaagtaaaaaaaaaaaaaaatgtaactttATTTTTTAAGAGTTAAAGTCATTCACGTTTCCACCATCTTGGTCTGTTTCAGAATGAGTTTAAACATAAAGAGACATACAGCGAACATTGACTACAACGATGCAAACATTAGTGGACAGCGGCATGGTGCTGAAATGGAAGTAAATTATTGTTGAGCTTCAAAAGCGAGAGCTGCTCCTGTTTCCCACACATTGAGGTCTTTATTTTAATGTAGTCATATGTCATAATGCTGAGAACCCATTAGGCTTAAATTCTATTATTTGGACTTGCGCACTGTGTTAATAGTAGCCGTCTGCTTGCTCACTATGCAGATAATTTTCAGGACCAAATGAAGAGGGAACTGTCCTACAGAGAAGAGATGGTCCAACAACTTCATATTGTCCGAGGTGAGTCTCCAGGAAAAATGATCGGAATATGCTAAATGGTCAGTGTTTTAATAAATGAAATAATATGTCCCGACTTAAATTGAATGAAATGACCCATATCGTTATAGCATTTATGTTCTAAAGTATGAAAACGTGCATGTACAAGAACAGTCATATTGACTTTGTTGCTTCCTTGTACCACACAAGAATGAAGAGGGGAAAGTGACACTTGCATAAATTCGGTCATTATAGAATTAGGCTGCGTGTCCACAATCTACAAATAATAGCTTATCATTCCTGTCAAATAGTCAAAAAAAAATTCGCAATTTGACTGGAAATTGTCGAATGAACTGCAATAATATCAAACCATAGAGAGATTGATTTCGctgttttgtttgtaaatgttattttCTCCTAAATCACGCACTGGAAAATGTAAAAGGCAGACCATTACGTATCGTCGTATCAGTTACATACAGTAGACGACAACAGCTGATGCCGCCCTTTCACGGATAGACTAGTTCTAGAGTTACTGGAACGCGGTAGTGTAAATACACACTTCAACTACACTAAGAGGTCACTCAAAATACCCGAGGGTGAACAACATAAATTACAGTCATCCATTTCAAAGTTTACAAACCACCGCTTTGTAGCTCAATTATTGCGTTTTATTTTCTTGTTATTAATGTGTTGTTTGCTTAGACACTTTGTGCAGCGAGTTGGATCAAGAAAGAAAGGCGCGTTATGCAATACAACAGAAGCTAAAAGGTAATTTATATGGTCCAAAAACAGAACATGTATCCTGTTTCAGTCCATTTGTGAATGAATTCAATGGCGAGCTGGGCAAGAGCATGGCCTTCTAATGGACTTTGATAATGACTAGTAGTAATTGTCAAATTACAACCGTACCTATGCAAGTGCTACTTTTTATTCTTCGCTAGCATGTGTGTCCTTGTGATATGCTAATTCCTAGCGCATTTGATATTGAGCAGAACTACTGTGACGTGTAGACTGAACTTAGAGGACAGAACGCCTAGAGAACACAGTGTGGATAGAAAAATAACAAAGACATTTCATCTGCCCAGTGTTTGAAGTGACACATCCCCTTTCTCCCTAGAAGCTCATGACGCCCTGCACCATTTCTCTTGCAAGATGCTGACCCCTCGCCACTGTACTGGAGCCTGTACTTTCAAACCCCCTCTGCTGCCTCCATAATAGACCACAAGACCCCCCCCCTGACTCCAGTACAGCTCACTGCAGCCAAAAAGAGAGACACCCACCTCAAGTAGTCACAGTCTCTCCGTAACTTCATGACCTTTGCCCTCCCCACCAGTCATCCAACGATTCACAACTTGTGTACACACTCCAGCGCTATTTATTTAACGCAGAAGAAGTGGCTATGGAGGTCAGGAGAACAAGACCTTCCATTGAAAAGAACTCTTGAAGATACACCAAACGACTGGTCCattgtatgtgttgtatttatAGACAGTTATCAAGCTGTAAAGAGCTCTTGATATGGACTCACCAAGTCCCTTTGAATCATA encodes the following:
- the LOC135553490 gene encoding SKI family transcriptional corepressor 1 homolog-B-like isoform X2, giving the protein MESIPNQQPAGRDSSSSPSSKQDVQPFSSPISLKPNQVSETALYGVHIVSLVIDGQERLCLAQISNTLLKNYSYNEIHNRRVALGITCVQCTPVQLEILRRAGAMPISSRRCGMITKREAERLCKSFLGAHNPPKLPENFAFDVSHECAWGSRGSFIPARYNSSRAKCIKCTYCNMYFSPNKFIFHSHRTPESKYTQPDAANFNSWRRHLKLTDKSSSDDVAHAWEDVKAMFNGGSRKRTLPMSGSSMSSPLKSHSTSNPTQRSSPEVPHKTLRCDEDRGRPNISLSNGVRNYPVIPVPSKSFGMLQKIQPPLFPHPYGFPAFGLCQKKDDGVGETNKTNVSGVFWPGAKDSIYPSFPMFWPTAGGLPMPPYQQSPPKPPTELLSVRQSDLELSDQSDRCANTPKDSFQDSERCSSSQSTRNDEDKSGDEARSTEGLPTTPRKINYISAFRPVVKDAESIAKLYGNRDTYSGVRSGYLSPDFVSESSSYRSMSPDVDSVDDPDVDVESNRAHEDEESVQLSVEDRQSPPPLNSAHSGPEDSRELGTSPEPQPEDPHSGSSDDERQGGQVSERHDTPVYEVYTHEKDGHMPLNGPSTFGSKHSSPLRSNGVLHVSDPHKQRSPTREDVPQRAYQDQAKESPPCDGALRQHDVSRVHEKDIENMAKEELQKQLVEQVELRKKLEREFQSLKDNFQDQMKRELSYREEMVQQLHIVRDTLCSELDQERKARYAIQQKLKAHDALHHFSCKMLTPRHCTGACTFKPPLLPP
- the LOC135553490 gene encoding SKI family transcriptional corepressor 1 homolog-B-like isoform X3, translated to MESIPNQQPAGRDSSSSPSSKQDVQPFSSPISLKPNQVSETALYGVHIVSLVIDGQERLCLAQISNTLLKNYSYNEIHNRRVALGITCVQCTPVQLEILRRAGAMPISSRRCGMITKREAERLCKSFLGAHNPPKLPENFAFDVSHECAWGSRGSFIPARYNSSRAKCIKCTYCNMYFSPNKFIFHSHRTPESKYTQPDAANFNSWRRHLKLTDKSSSDDVAHAWEDVKAMFNGGSRKRTLPMSGSSMSSPLKSHSTSNPTQRSSPEVPHKTLRCDEDRGRPNISLSNGVRNYPVIPVPSKSFGMLQKIQPPLFPHPYGFPAFGLCQKKDDGVGETNKTNVSGVFWPGAKDSIYPSFPMFWPTAGGLPMPPYQQSPPKPPTELLSVRQSDLELSDQSDRCANTPKDSFQDSERCSSSQSTRNDEDKSGDEARSTEGLPTTPRKINYISAFRPVVKDAESIAKLYGNRDTYSGVRSGYLSPDFVSESSSYRSMSPDVDSVDDPDVDVESNRAHEDEESVQLSVEDRQSPPPLNSAHSGPEDSRELGTSPEPQPEDPHSGSSDDERQGGQVSERHDTPVYEVYTHEKDGHMPLNGPSTFGSKHSSPLRSNGVLHVSDPHKQRSPTREDVPQRAYQDQAKESPPCDGALRQHDVSRVHEKDIENMAKEELQKQLVEQVELRKKLEREFQSLKDNFQDQMKRELSYREEMVQQLHIVREAHDALHHFSCKMLTPRHCTGACTFKPPLLPP
- the LOC135553490 gene encoding SKI family transcriptional corepressor 1 homolog-B-like isoform X1 — protein: MESIPNQQPAGRDSSSSPSSKQDVQPFSSPISLKPNQVSETALYGVHIVSLVIDGQERLCLAQISNTLLKNYSYNEIHNRRVALGITCVQCTPVQLEILRRAGAMPISSRRCGMITKREAERLCKSFLGAHNPPKLPENFAFDVSHECAWGSRGSFIPARYNSSRAKCIKCTYCNMYFSPNKFIFHSHRTPESKYTQPDAANFNSWRRHLKLTDKSSSDDVAHAWEDVKAMFNGGSRKRTLPMSGSSMSSPLKSHSTSNPTQRSSPEVPHKTLRCDEDRGRPNISLSNGVRNYPVIPVPSKSFGMLQKIQPPLFPHPYGFPAFGLCQKKDDGVGETNKTNVSGVFWPGAKDSIYPSFPMFWPTAGGLPMPPYQQSPPKPPTELLSVRQSDLELSDQSDRCANTPKDSFQDSERCSSSQSTRNDEDKSGDEARSTEGLPTTPRKINYISAFRPVVKDAESIAKLYGNRDTYSGVRSGYLSPDFVSESSSYRSMSPDVDSVDDPDVDVESNRAHEDEESVQLSVEDRQSPPPLNSAHSGPEDSRELGTSPEPQPEDPHSGSSDDERQGGQVSERHDTPVYEVYTHEKDGHMPLNGPSTFGSKHSSPLRSNGVLHVSDPHKQRSPTREDVPQRAYQDQAKESPPCDGALRQHDVSRVHEKDIENMAKEELQKQLVEQVELRKKLEREFQSLKDNFQDQMKRELSYREEMVQQLHIVRDTLCSELDQERKARYAIQQKLKEAHDALHHFSCKMLTPRHCTGACTFKPPLLPP